In Vulpes lagopus strain Blue_001 chromosome 15, ASM1834538v1, whole genome shotgun sequence, the sequence TTTCCTTCAGAACCTTCAAAGCTCTCAATTTCTTCAAGGTTATTCAGACTGAGGGGTGAAGGAGTAAAAGAATACCTTACTAAAAGTTACCAAAGCAGTTACCAAAAATTTGCTAAACATGGAACAGATACCCTAGTGCTATTTAATTCAAATCATAATGGATATGAACAATAatatgcataataataataataaagcttttataaaaagctttctaataataaaactttaaaaaaaaaccttctcaatAAAAGTagcataatttattaaatttttaaaaatgcataatgtATCATGTAGCTGTTCCACTTTTAGGTACTTAACTTACAGAAATACAGAACTCCCAAGATgcacataaatatacacaaactCCAGCTATTTTATAACagtgatagatttttaaaaatatttacttatttatttgagagagagcagggtgagggcaaggagcagaaggagagggagagagaatctcaagcagactccctgatgagcacagggtCTGACATAGGGCTGGGTGCTttatcccaggacgctgagatcatgacctgagccaaaatcaggagttggacacttgactgagccacccatgcacctgAAAGGTGTCAAGTTTGATAGCAACAAAATATCCATTGAAACaccatttattttgttatgtcaGGCTAATCTCTTTAATAATCAAAGCATCTCTGAAGTGGGTGTTActatattttacagaaaaggaaaagaagtttaAAGAGGTTCAATATATTGCCTAGAGACAAATAGCTAGTATGTACTGAATAGGGTGACTTCCTCTAAGTCAACTCTGTGTGGCTTTAAAGCCTTTGTGGAACTTGGAGAAGATAGCACTCCTAGTAAGCTCTGGGGCCCAGGGATTCAGGCTCcatttaagttttcaaatattttagtattttaaaaattttaccatAATTACTGACTTTGTGCATATGTTGTTTTGTACCTGTGAAGATAGGTTTAAAAGGCAATTTCCCTTGTGGCTGCTAGATCAAAGGACAAATACATAAGAATTTTTTCAAGAGATTTCCAAATTACACAAAAATtctgtcatattttatattcatgagcAGTGTATGAGAGagcttgttttcttaattctttgcCAACACAgtgttaatctttttaatttaagtcAATCTGACAGGTGAGAAATTAAATTTTGGTGTactcttatttcattttctcttgttaatggtTAGGCACATTCCAATTGACTTTGTCTTCTTTCATCAGACTCTTGATCATTTCTTCCCTAGATTTTAGGGATCCTTATATACTAGGAAAAATTAACCATTCAtctgtaatataatttgaaaatatttcttcacagTTTTACACTGAATTTTGATTTTGCttatgttgtgttttctttttcttggttttggtttggatttgggggattttttttgcCAAGAAAAAGGAGGCATTTATTATTGGAAGATCATAGGGATATCTCTGTGGAAGAGACATATAAACAGAAAACTGAATGAAAGGAGGGAGTGAGTCATGTAAAGATATAGGAAGAGGGTGTTTCAGGCAACAGACTGACAGTTACCAAGACCTGAGGAGGAGATGAATTTGGTACATCTGCAAAATATCAATGAAGTCTATGTGTTTTTTAGTAGGTGTACCTAAATCAATGTCTACAATAATTTCTAagtgcatttaatttttatattttaaaattatatttggatGAATtcagttattataaatattaggttaattctttttaaaaacttgttctCTTTCCTATTCCtctatgtagaaataaaattcatgtatGGTTATGCAATCCTCTTGGGTCTCaggacaactttttaaaattcaatttgttaatataagtgtattattaggtgcagaggtagagttcagcgattcatcagtcttatataacacccagtgctcattacatcacatgccttcaTTATAGCCCATCACTCAGTAACCCCAAACCCTCAACGACCTCCGCTCCAGCaactttcagtttgtttcctatgattaagtctcttatggtttgtctcagtacaacttttattatttatcaggTAATAAgctattaattaataatatttaaaacaatacaagtaaaactatatttgcaaagcatttatTATATAGTAAGCACTGTATATATATGCTATgtgatatatatttgtatatatattatatgtgttgTACATAGTCTATAGTACATATTCTTATACACACGTTAAGGAGAAAATGCAAGTGGATGCTTAGAAAGGTCTTATTTGAATGGTAGATATAAACAAATTATCACAATTCCcctaataagtttttttttttttttttgagacggTGGGTTATCAGAAGGTATTGAGTCATAGGTGGAAGTAAGTGGGGTGGGTATTACTAtagatttctaaaaaaagaaatcaaagggagATTTGAGTAGAGCGTGTACTTAAATAAATTAGGACATAGATGATAATAACACGGCAATACTTGGAAGATGTGGATATGGGGATAGTGTGAATATAAGAACGACTGATAGATACAAAAAGGGATTAAGTTGAGGTCAATTTAGGAACATTTATTTAGATTCTTGGACAAGATATGAAAACATCTGTTTAACCCCTTCCCAAATCTGCTTGGTCCTCACTCCATAGATAATGGGATTGAGCATAGGTGGAATGACCACATAGAGGTTAGCCAAGAGGATATGGACATAGCGTGGGATGCGTTTCCCACCAAATCTATAGGCAAAGACAGAGAAGAGGGCAGGGATGTAGAAGAGTAGGATGACACAGACATGGGAGCCACACGTGCTCAGGGCCTTGGACCGGGCATTTTGAGAAGGGAGGTGGAAGACAGCTTGGAGGATGTGAATGTAGGAAACAGTGATAAGGATGATGTCCAGGCCTGTGGAGAGTAGAGCAGCTGCCAACCCATACCAGATATTGATGGAGATATCAGAACAGGACAGACGGGCGATGCCCATGTGCTCACAAAAAGTGTGTGCAATGATGTTTATCCGGCAATAGTGCAGGCGCTTGAGAAGAAAGACAGATGGAAACATGATGATGAAGCTGCGGGTCATGGTGGCAGCGACGATCTTCCCAATGACCGTCTTCGTCAGGACTGTGGAATATTGCAGAGGGTAGCAGATGGCCACAAAGCGGTCAAAGGCCATGGCCAGCAGGACCGCAGAGTCAGCCacaaagaggaaatgaatgaagAACATCTGGGTGAGGCAGCCATCAAAGGAAATATGGCTTGAACCCAGCCAGAAGTTGGCCAGTGCTTTGGGCATGGTGGAAGTGGAGAGCAAGATATCCGCACTGGCCAACATGGACAGGAATATGTACATGGGCTCATGCAGGCTTGGCTGGGAGAGGATGACACAAATTAAAATGCCATTGCCTGCCAGGGCAGCTGCATACATAGTACAGAAGGGGATGGAGAGCCAGATGTGCAGATGCTCCAGACCAGGGATGCCAATGAGGAGGCAGCCGGCCACTCGAGTGTCAGAGTCATTCACAGCAGCTGGGCTGGTGGCAGATGAAAGGGCCATGATTTTCTTCACCTGTGCAGAGAGGCAACCTAGTTTCAGACTTTGTATATACTAGCAGAGTGCACATAAAGCCTTGCAAGCAGCCACACGGTCTGCACACACTCACAGATCCTACAACCCCTATGGGCTTTGCACAGGTATATTCTCTTTGGATTCTTATACAGAGGCTC encodes:
- the LOC121476119 gene encoding olfactory receptor 52B6-like; this translates as MRLERKARKQEKNQWKVKKIMALSSATSPAAVNDSDTRVAGCLLIGIPGLEHLHIWLSIPFCTMYAAALAGNGILICVILSQPSLHEPMYIFLSMLASADILLSTSTMPKALANFWLGSSHISFDGCLTQMFFIHFLFVADSAVLLAMAFDRFVAICYPLQYSTVLTKTVIGKIVAATMTRSFIIMFPSVFLLKRLHYCRINIIAHTFCEHMGIARLSCSDISINIWYGLAAALLSTGLDIILITVSYIHILQAVFHLPSQNARSKALSTCGSHVCVILLFYIPALFSVFAYRFGGKRIPRYVHILLANLYVVIPPMLNPIIYGVRTKQIWEGVKQMFSYLVQESK